GGGCATGAGTACGGCCACCGTGATCATGAACGTTTGTGACGACGTATCAAGACGCGGTGGCCGTGGAAACAACGATGGCCGAGCGGGCCACCCTCCGTACCGAGTGGATCAATTGTCAACGCGCCTTTCATGTAGTGGAGTTGGGCGCATAAGCGCTGAACAAGCGCAAACCCACCGGGGTACCGAGGGCGGAGTGAAGGTGTTCACCGGCATGTGAAGTGCCGTTTAACGCATTGGTAATTGGACGCATATGACCGGCGTCACAACGCGTTGTGGTCGCTGCGTTGAGTGGGAAGTCCCATACATGGCTGACGAAACCGACCGGGCGACGTCGCCGCTGAACTGCCGTACGGCTCCGGTCGGTTGCCGTGATGCCCGTACCGTGGCGGTACGTGCTGAGAAAGGGGTTCTGGTATGGCCGATGAGCGGGTCCACCCCGAGCTGATCCGCGACGAGGATCCCTGGCCGTCCGTCCACGGCCGGCGCGGCCACGCGCATGTACGGGTGTGGCGGACGGCGCCGGATCAGGTGACCGTGGTGCTCAGCGGCCGGGGCCCCGAGTACCACCCGGAGACGGTGCTTCCCCCGCTCCGCGCCGAATACCCGGACGACACCGTCGACTTCTTCCTCCACCGCCCGACGGACTGGGGCTCCCTCGGCTACTACGCGGAGCTGACGTCCGGCGACGACGGGACGGTGACCCGGACGGTCATCGCGGGAGACAGCCTCGCCGCCCGCCTCGGCCCCGCCCTCTACGAGACGGAGGACCCGGACGACGAGTCGACCGGCTGGGGCGGCGCCTGAGCCACCCAGAAACGGCCGGGCCGGCGGGGTACCAGTTCCACAAAAAGGTGACACTCCCGGTAGGAAGTGTCACCTTTGTGGAACTGGTACCCGGCGGGGTCAGCCCAGTTGTTTCGTCGTGGTGTCGCCGGTGGCCCGCAGGGTCGTCGCGGCGCCGACGGCGGTGGCTCCGCCCTTGAGTACTTGCGGGGGTTCGGGGAGGCGTTGCCGGCCGAGTCGTATTCCTTGACGTACAGGGTGTTCGGACCGGCGGAGGGCGGCTGGACCCCGGTGACGGTGGCCGACTTGCAGGACGACGTGGCACCGCCCGTCGTGCCCTGCTTGCCGTTCGCGCAGACGTAACCGGCGTAGCTGGTGGAGTTGATGGAGTAGGCGAAGGCGCAGAACTTCCGCGTCCAGGCCGCCGACACCGACAAGAACGGCACGGTCGAGGACGCCACGATCGGCTCGCTCGTCGTCGGCGGACGCTGCGTCCAGCCGAACGGCACCGCGGCCGGCACCGCGGCCGGCGCGGCGGCCCTCGTCCAGGCCTGCGACAGCACGGTGGCGGCACAGCGCTGGCAGACACTGAGCACGGGCCAGATCAAGCACGTGTCGACGGGCCTGTGCCTGTCGACCGATCCCGGGCGGGGTTTCTTCGTGCGTCTCTCAGGCGGACGGGTTGACGATCACCTTGGCCGAGTTGTTCCTGGTCTTCGGGTCGAAGGTGGTGGACGCGTCGGAGTGGGGGTGGACGATGACGCGGCCCGTGGCGTCGGGGACGACACGGTCGATGCGCAGTTGGAAGGGGAAGCCGACCTTCAGGTCCGGCTTGGCCCACATCGGCAGGGTGCAGGCGTAGTGGCCGACGGCCGGGTCGTCGCCGGACGTCCAGGCGGTGTGGCAGGTGGCGGGCACGGACGTGGCGGTGGTGCCCGGCGGGAGGTAGTAGTCGATCACGGCGACCGGGTCGCCGGAGCTGACGTTGCCGACCCAGGCCGGGCCGTGGTTGGCGAAGCGGAAGCCGGCGGTGACGGTGTCACCGGCCGCGCCGCTCACCTTGGTGCCGCGCACGGCGAAGTCGGCGGTGTTGTCGGCGCCGATGTGCCAGGAGCGGCCGTTGTCCGAGCCGTCGAGGTCGGTGACGTCGCCGCCGGGCTGGACCTCGTAGTCGAACCGCTCGTACAGCGCGTGGTCGGTCACGGCGAGCCGCAGCGGCTCGGGCAGCTCCACCGTGGCGCCCGGCGCGACGTCGGTGTCGAAGGCGCACGTCACGTACGTCATGGGCGTGTACTCGCCGCCGTCGTCCGGCCCGGTGTAGGTGCACTGCGGGTAGCGGGTGACGACGTCGAGGCCGTACGTCGCCCACATCTTCACGCTGAAGCCGTGGGCGGTCTCGTTGCCGGTGTTGGTGACGGCGAACGGCACGGTGAGGCCGGCGCCGGGCGCGACGCCGGTGACGTCCTGCGGGGCGCTGACACCGAGGTCCGGGCCCGAGCCGACGGTGACGGACGTCGCCGCGGAGTCCTCCGGGGCGACGAGCGTGCCGTCGGGTCCGCCGGTGGCCTCGGCGGAGTACGCGATCGAACCCTGCGCTCCCACGGCGGCGCCGACCGCGGCCCGCACCTTCAACTGCACCTGCGCGCTGTAGCGGGTGGGCACGTCCCCGGTGTCGCACACGGCGACGGTGCCGGCGTCGTCCGGCGCGCAGTTGCCGGGCCAGACCACCTCGGCGACCCCGGCCAGCCCGGAGACGTCGACGGTCAACCGCCCAGCGGTCACGGTGAAGTTGTCGTTGTCGTGGTACAGGCCGAGCGCCAGCGACCGGTACTGCGCCGCACCGCCGTCCGGAGCGACGGTGACCGCCTGGTCGTACGGCGCCTGGATCCACAACTGATCGCTCTGCGCCGCGTCGTCGGCGAAGGCGACCCCGCTCCCGAGACCGGCGACGACCAACGCCCCTACGGCTGCGGCACATGCCCCGCGACGCAGCACGCGCCCGACGGAGACAGAACTCATGAAATCCCCCAGATGGAACAGAAGAGACCCCGGTAAGTGACCGACACCGGGCGCGAGTTGGACGACCTGCGGGGACGGAAGGTTGTAGGCGAGGGGCGCGTGGTGCGTGGTTCTTACCGTCTTCTTGATCAATCGGTGAGCGGGGCGGGTGCGGAGCGTATGCCTGCCAGGAGGTGTGCGAGGGTGGTGGGGGTGGTGGTGAGGATCGTGGTGGGGGTGTCGCTCTCGCGGAGGTGGAGAGTGGTGGGGGCGGAGGCGAGTTCGAGGCAGTTGTTGCCGTCGCCGAAGCCTGAGAAGGACGACTTCTGCCAGTTGTCGGGGGGCGTCGTAGCGCGCATCACAGTTCCTTGGCCAGCCTGTGGATGAAGTCACGCGAACGTTCGGGGTTCAGTGACACTGCTTCCACCTTACGGAGAAGCGTTCGAAGCGCGCTGAGTTGAGCCTCCGAGTCCATGTAGCCCGTGCCATGGGGTGTGTCACGCAATGCGGTGTCCAGCTTGGGCACGGTCCCTCCCGCGTACCCCATCGCACTTCCGGCGCCGGCGAAGCCGTCCAGGTCGAAGGGGATGACACGCACGCTGACCTGGTCCGTTTCGGAGAGTTCCAGGACGCGGGCGAGCTGAACGCGTGAAGCGGCCCGGTCGCCGACTCTGATGCGCAGCGCCGACTCGTGGATCACCGCTTCGTAGGGGATCGGGGTCGGGCCCTCGATGACGACCTTTCGGTCCATCCGGTGGCGGACACGCAACTCAAGTTCACCGTAAGGCAGTTCCGGGATTCTGTAGGAGAAGAGGGCGCGGGTGTAGGCCTCCGTCTGAAGCAGGCCGGGGATGTACAGGAACTCCACGTCGTGCCGGTAGGTGGCGTGGTGCTCCAGTTCGGCGAGGTCCAGGAAGGACATGGGCAGCAGCCCCCGGTACTTTTCCCACCAGCCGTGCGTCCTCTCGGTGGCCATCGCGACCAGGGCGTCGATGAACGCCTCGTCCATGCAGGCGTAATGCGCGGCGAGGCTCCGCAACCGCTTCTCGCTCACGCCGGTGAGGCCGTATTCGATCTGGTTGATCTGTGCGGAGCTCACCCCGAGCAGCGCTGCTGCCCCGCGGCCATTGAGGCCCGCAGCCTCGCGGAGCCTGCGTAGTTCGACCGCCAACCGCAGCTGACGTGCTGTTGGCTCGCGCCGCAACCCCATTGACCGCTCCTCCCAACATGTCCGTAAGCGCGACTCGTTCGGGTGTCAGGTTACGCGATCCGCTTGCTCAACCTTGAATTCAATGTCTACCCTCGGTGATGCAAGGTGCACGCTGCGGAAGCGCACCGCTCCGTCCTGCCATGACGGCTGAGGCATGCCACCGCGCGCAATCCCAACTCCCCACCCCCGCCTTGGAGCTGCCCCATGCCCGAAACCGCTCCCGCTCTCACCCCCGCTCCCGCCCCCGACTCCTGGGAGTACTCCCTCTACATCCCCCACGACCCCAGAGCCGTCACCGTCTGCCGTCTCACCCTCCGCCCGATCCTCACCATCCACGGCCTCGCCGGACTCCTCGACACCGCCGAACTCCTCGCGTCCGAGCTGATCACCAACTCCGTACTCCACACCAAGGGCCCCGCCTGCCTACGCCTCCGCTTCCGGGACGGCGTCCTCCAGATCGGCGCGTGGGACGCGGACCCCGAACCGCCCGAGCCGCCGCGGCGGTTGGAGGAGCTCGGGGACGCGGAGAACGGCCGGGGCATGGCACTCATCCGGGCGTGCTCCGACCTCTGGCACTGGCAGCCGCTGTCCCGGATGGGGCATCGGGGCAAGTTGGTGTGGTGCGAACTGAACGCGGCGTAGCTCGTTGATCACGTAGGACAGAACGGACCATCGACCGCGACAGCGCCGCGGCGCTCGTGCAGTTCGTCGACTCGTGCCTGACGGATCCTCAGGCGCAGCGGATGTGGAGGGACCTCATGACCGCAATGCAGTACTTCTGGCGACACCCCCTCGCAGAGGAGGTACGTGAACAAGGCCGTGAACAAGGGCGTGAAGAAGGCCGAGTCGCAGACCGGGCTGACATGACGCTTCGCATCCTGGAATGGCGTGGCATCCCCGTGCCGGACGCCGTCCGCGAGCGCGTCGAGTCCTGCACCGACCTCGACCGGCTCACCACCTGGTCGCAGCGCGCGGTCCACGCCACCACCGCCGACGACCTGTTCGACGGCGAACGTTCCTGACACCGCTACCGACGCCGACCTCCTCCCCCACCCCTAACGGGGGAGGAGGACTGGTCCGGGCTGAAGTTCGCTCGACGAGGGAAGAACAGGAAGAAAACGGAAAGTGAAGGAGTCGGCGTCAGGACAACGTCCACCCTTGAGGCAACATCTAGATGAACGACGGTCAGGTGAACGGCGGATCCCAGGCACCCGGGACGCGGCCGCCGTCGCGGGCCGGACGGAGCGAGGGACGTTGAAGAAGCTGGTGGAGCCGAGGATCGCCGTTGCCGTGGTCACCATGGGGAACCGGCCCGCCGAGGTCGACGCCCTGCTGGAGTCGGTGGCCAAGCAGGATCTGGCCCCCGCGCGCATCGTGATCGTCGGCAACGGCTGCACGCTCCCCGACTTCGCCCACCGCCTCTCGCTGCCCGGCGAGGTCACCACGATCGACCTCGACGAGAACCTCGGCTGCCCCGGCGGCCGCAACGTCGCCCTCGCCCGCCTCCGCGCATACGGCGACGTGGACGTCGTCGTCGAACTGGACGACGACGGGCTGCTCGTCGACGCCGACGTCCTGCGCCGCGTCCGCGACCTGTACGTCGCCGACCCCGGCCTCGGCATCGTCGGCTTCCGCATCGCCGACGAGCACGGCGAGACCCAGCGCCGGCACGTGCCGCGCGTCGGGGCCGCCGATCCGATGCAGGGCGGGTACGTCACCGGGTTCCTCGGCGGCGGCCACGCGCTGAGCATGGCCATGCTCGCCGAGACCGGCGACTGGCCCGCCGAGTTCTTCTTCGCGCACGAGGAGACCGACCTCGCCTGGCGGGCCACGGACGCCGGCTGGAAGATCCTCTACGCGCCCGAGCTGCTGCTCCAGCACCCCAAGACCTCGCCCGCCCGGCACGCCATCTACCACCGGGTGACCGCCCGCAACCGGGTCTGGCTCGTCCGGCGGAATCTTCCGCTGCCCCTCATCCCCGTCCACCTGGGCGTCTGGATCGCCGTCACCCTCCTGCGCACCCGCTCGCCCGGCGGCCTGAAGGCCTGGTTCGCCGGGTTCGCGGAGGGCGTACGGAAACCGGCGGGCGCGCGGCGGCCCATGAAGTGGCGGACCGTGTGGCAACTGACCCGGCTCGGCCGACCCCCGGTCATCTGACCGACCACCACCTCCGCCGCCACTACCGTCACCGCCACCACTACCGCAGCCGACGCCTACGCAGCCGACGCCGCCCCCGACCCCCGTCCGCTCACTTCGCGTCCGCATAACACTCCACCACCGCCGTAGTGAACGGAAACCGCACCGGCGTCTCCCCGAACGTCAGTCGTCCGGCCAGGTCGGACGCCTCCCGGATGGCCGCGACGACCGCCTCCGCCTCCCCCTCGGGACAGTGCACGATCACCTCGTCGTGCTGGAAGAAGACCAGCTCGGCCGCCATCCCCGCACAGGCCTGCCGCAGCGCGGCGAGCAGCAGCAGCGCCCAGTCGGCGGCGCTGCCCTGGACGACGAAGTTGCGGGCGAAGCGGCCACGCGCGCGTGCGTTCGTCGAGGCGTACCCCGGTACCCACTGCCGGTCGTCGGAGACCTCGTCCCCTCCGACAGGGCCGCCGGAGTCGCGAGGACCGCGGGACTCTGCGAAGCCGCCGGAGCCGCCAGAGAAGTCGACACGGCCATCGGAGCCGACAAGGTCGTCGGAACTGACAGGGATGCCAGCCTCCTCCGTCGCGCCGTCCCCCGTCCCGGCCGCCGGCGGGCACGTCCGGCCCAGCCAGGTGCGCACCAGACGGCCTTCCTCGCCGGCCTTGGCCGCCTCGTCGACGTACGCCACCGCGCGCGGGAAGCGGCGGCGGAGCGCGGCGAGGTTCTTCAGCCCGTCCCCGGAGGTCTGCCCGTACACCGCGCCCAGCACCGCGAGTTTGGCCTGCGCGCGGTCCCCGGAGAAGGCGCGGTCGGAGACGGACTGGTAGAGGTCGGTCGCGCGGCCCGCGACCTCCATCAGCCCGGGGTCGCGGGAGATCGCCGCCAGCACCCGCGGCTCCATCTGGTCGGCGTCGGCGACGACCAGCCGCCAGCCCGGGTCGGCGACCACGGCCCGCCGGATCACCTTGGGGATCTGCAGGGCGCCCCCGCCGTTGGTCACCCACCGCCCGGTGACCGTGCCGTGGGCCAGGAACTCCGGCCGGAACCGCCCGTCCCGCACCCAGTCCTGGAGCCAGGACCACCCGTGCGCCACCCAGATGCGGTACAGCTTCTTGTACTCGATCAGCGGTTTCACGGCCGGATGGTCGAGGGACTCGATCTCCCAGCGCCGCGTCGACCTGATCCGGATCCCCGCCTGCGCGAAGGCCTTGACGACGTCGGCGGGCAGGTCGGGACGGACGCGCCGCCCGAAGGCGGCGGACACCTCCTCGGCCAGCTCGGCCAGCCGCCGTGGCTCGCCCCCGCCCGCGTACCGCTCGCCGAGCAGCTCGTGCAGGACCGCGCGGTGCACCTCCGCGCTCCACGGCAGCCCGGCCCGGTTCAGCTCGGCGGCCACCAGCATCCCCGCCGACTCCGCCGCCGTCAGCAGCCGCATCCGCGCCGGGTGTTCGGCCCGCTCGTGCCGCCGCTGCTGCTCGGCGTAGACGGTGAGGAGGTCTTCGAGCGGCAGCCGGACGGCCGTGTCCTGCGCGTCGAACAGCGAGGACTGCGCGCCGGGCGCGGCGGAACGCTGCGGCGGATCCGGCGGTACGGGTCCGCCGCGCAGCCGGGCCAGCGCGGCGGCGGCCGAGCGGGGCTCACCGGAGTGCCCCTCGTGGCCCAGGAGGAGGGTCTCGGCGTCCTCGACGTCGTAGCACCGCTCGACTCGCACCCCCGTGGCGAGCAGACGCGGATACACCTCGGCCGTGGAACGCCAGACCCAGCGGGTGACGTCGGGCCGCTCGCGCACGGCCCGCGCGAGGTCCGCCTCCCGCACCACCGGA
The Streptomyces sp. NBC_01485 genome window above contains:
- a CDS encoding DUF397 domain-containing protein; translation: MRATTPPDNWQKSSFSGFGDGNNCLELASAPTTLHLRESDTPTTILTTTPTTLAHLLAGIRSAPAPLTD
- a CDS encoding ATP-binding protein, producing MPETAPALTPAPAPDSWEYSLYIPHDPRAVTVCRLTLRPILTIHGLAGLLDTAELLASELITNSVLHTKGPACLRLRFRDGVLQIGAWDADPEPPEPPRRLEELGDAENGRGMALIRACSDLWHWQPLSRMGHRGKLVWCELNAA
- a CDS encoding glycosyltransferase family 2 protein, translated to MVEPRIAVAVVTMGNRPAEVDALLESVAKQDLAPARIVIVGNGCTLPDFAHRLSLPGEVTTIDLDENLGCPGGRNVALARLRAYGDVDVVVELDDDGLLVDADVLRRVRDLYVADPGLGIVGFRIADEHGETQRRHVPRVGAADPMQGGYVTGFLGGGHALSMAMLAETGDWPAEFFFAHEETDLAWRATDAGWKILYAPELLLQHPKTSPARHAIYHRVTARNRVWLVRRNLPLPLIPVHLGVWIAVTLLRTRSPGGLKAWFAGFAEGVRKPAGARRPMKWRTVWQLTRLGRPPVI
- a CDS encoding bifunctional 3'-5' exonuclease/DNA polymerase; its protein translation is MADRWALAPAEDGGVELAPLGPGGLPAGPVVREADLARAVRERPDVTRWVWRSTAEVYPRLLATGVRVERCYDVEDAETLLLGHEGHSGEPRSAAAALARLRGGPVPPDPPQRSAAPGAQSSLFDAQDTAVRLPLEDLLTVYAEQQRRHERAEHPARMRLLTAAESAGMLVAAELNRAGLPWSAEVHRAVLHELLGERYAGGGEPRRLAELAEEVSAAFGRRVRPDLPADVVKAFAQAGIRIRSTRRWEIESLDHPAVKPLIEYKKLYRIWVAHGWSWLQDWVRDGRFRPEFLAHGTVTGRWVTNGGGALQIPKVIRRAVVADPGWRLVVADADQMEPRVLAAISRDPGLMEVAGRATDLYQSVSDRAFSGDRAQAKLAVLGAVYGQTSGDGLKNLAALRRRFPRAVAYVDEAAKAGEEGRLVRTWLGRTCPPAAGTGDGATEEAGIPVSSDDLVGSDGRVDFSGGSGGFAESRGPRDSGGPVGGDEVSDDRQWVPGYASTNARARGRFARNFVVQGSAADWALLLLAALRQACAGMAAELVFFQHDEVIVHCPEGEAEAVVAAIREASDLAGRLTFGETPVRFPFTTAVVECYADAK
- a CDS encoding helix-turn-helix domain-containing protein, with protein sequence MGLRREPTARQLRLAVELRRLREAAGLNGRGAAALLGVSSAQINQIEYGLTGVSEKRLRSLAAHYACMDEAFIDALVAMATERTHGWWEKYRGLLPMSFLDLAELEHHATYRHDVEFLYIPGLLQTEAYTRALFSYRIPELPYGELELRVRHRMDRKVVIEGPTPIPYEAVIHESALRIRVGDRAASRVQLARVLELSETDQVSVRVIPFDLDGFAGAGSAMGYAGGTVPKLDTALRDTPHGTGYMDSEAQLSALRTLLRKVEAVSLNPERSRDFIHRLAKEL